One segment of Candidatus Blochmannia ocreatus DNA contains the following:
- the ileS gene encoding isoleucine--tRNA ligase — MINYKNTLNLPYTDFSMRANLIVKEPLILERWYKDDLYTIIRKKKSKKNLFFLHDGPPYVNGNIHLGHAVNKILKDIIIKYKTFMGYNAPYIPGWDCHGLPVELQVEKLIGKSRVHICPNKFRNICRDYVTKQIAIQKKDFIRLGVLGNWHQPYLTMDFKTEANIIRTLSKIISNGYLYKGIKPIHWCFQCGSVLSESEVEYKNHFSPAIDVAFSVVNNAYITKIFNIDLCEQAVIKLVVWTTTPWTLPANKAVAVHPDYNYQLILINNDTYIIIATDLVVSVMKRIRCMSWKIVGETTGKFLESLVLKHPFITHTTIPVVLSKHILLTSGTGIVHIAPSYGVDDFLIAQKYNLKAADIMNDTGFYINGTHSVLDGLAVLQSNNIVINLLKESNSLLHVNQTYKHSYPYCWRHATPIIFKATAQWFLDMNKNNLRDNLLNVIDKVSWIPNKSKINIKTMLINRPDWCLSRQRVWGVPIPLFVNKKTSNLHPNTSELMEIIAQYVEKSGIQAWWDLKVEDVIKNEANQYEKVSDVLDVWFDSGSTYDAVIPERLKNYNKRLSDLCLEGYDQYRGWFMSSLIISTAINNVAPYKEVISHGFTVDSQGYKMSKSLGNVIKPKDIINNFGADILRLWVASSEYSTDMTISNTILKHTTDIYRRIRNTARFCLANLSDFIPERDCINAEDMVELDCWAVDCALSTQLSIISDYNKYNFHKVIRRIMHFCSVEMGAFYLDVIKDRQYTMKKNCIARRSSQTALYHIIESMVRWIAPVLSFTADEIWQYIPGNKSKYVFTEEWYNGLFSINTKNIISKNHWNTFLNIRNEVNKVIEQARFDGIIKKSLEANIILYAKDKLSSQLRILENELAFGFITSTAEVIDYYKLDVNQHKKENIPGLQIILKKATGEKCLRCWHYKSDVNNNKNYSNICARCIDNVFGLGEKRRFF, encoded by the coding sequence ATGATTAACTACAAAAATACTTTAAATTTACCATATACAGACTTTTCAATGCGTGCCAATTTAATTGTTAAAGAACCTCTAATATTAGAACGATGGTATAAAGATGATTTATATACAATTATTCGTAAAAAGAAAAGTAAAAAAAATTTATTTTTTTTACATGATGGCCCTCCTTATGTGAATGGAAATATTCATTTAGGTCACGCAGTGAATAAAATATTAAAAGATATCATTATTAAATATAAAACTTTTATGGGTTATAATGCGCCCTATATTCCTGGTTGGGATTGCCATGGATTGCCAGTAGAATTACAAGTAGAAAAATTAATAGGTAAATCAAGAGTACATATATGTCCAAATAAATTTCGTAATATTTGTCGTGATTATGTTACAAAACAAATAGCAATACAAAAAAAAGATTTTATAAGACTAGGTGTTTTAGGAAATTGGCATCAACCTTATTTGACAATGGATTTTAAAACTGAAGCGAATATTATTCGTACTTTAAGTAAGATTATATCTAACGGTTATTTATATAAAGGTATAAAACCTATACATTGGTGTTTTCAATGTGGTTCCGTATTATCTGAATCAGAAGTAGAATATAAAAATCATTTTTCTCCTGCTATTGATGTTGCTTTTTCTGTAGTTAATAATGCTTATATTACTAAAATATTTAATATTGATTTATGTGAACAAGCTGTAATAAAATTAGTAGTTTGGACTACTACTCCATGGACGTTACCTGCTAATAAAGCAGTTGCTGTACACCCCGATTATAATTATCAACTAATATTAATAAATAATGATACATATATAATTATTGCAACTGATTTAGTAGTTTCTGTAATGAAACGTATAAGATGTATGTCTTGGAAAATTGTAGGAGAAACTACAGGAAAATTTTTAGAATCGTTAGTTTTAAAACATCCTTTTATTACGCATACTACTATACCAGTAGTGCTTAGTAAGCATATATTATTAACTTCCGGAACAGGAATAGTACACATAGCTCCAAGTTATGGAGTTGATGATTTCTTGATAGCACAAAAATACAATTTGAAAGCTGCAGATATAATGAACGACACAGGTTTTTACATAAATGGTACACATTCTGTATTAGATGGTTTAGCGGTATTACAATCTAATAATATAGTAATAAATTTATTAAAAGAATCAAATTCTTTATTACATGTAAACCAAACTTACAAACATAGTTATCCATATTGTTGGCGTCATGCAACTCCCATTATTTTTAAAGCTACTGCGCAGTGGTTTTTAGATATGAATAAAAATAATTTGCGAGATAATTTGTTAAATGTAATTGATAAAGTCAGCTGGATTCCTAACAAAAGTAAAATTAATATTAAAACTATGTTAATTAACAGACCTGATTGGTGTCTATCGAGACAACGTGTTTGGGGTGTGCCAATTCCATTATTTGTTAATAAAAAAACCTCGAATTTACACCCAAACACATCTGAACTAATGGAAATCATTGCGCAATATGTAGAAAAATCTGGAATACAAGCGTGGTGGGATTTAAAAGTTGAGGATGTTATAAAAAATGAAGCTAATCAATATGAAAAAGTATCAGATGTGTTAGATGTATGGTTTGATTCTGGATCTACTTATGATGCAGTAATACCAGAAAGATTAAAAAATTACAATAAAAGATTATCTGATTTGTGTTTAGAGGGTTACGATCAATATCGGGGTTGGTTCATGTCATCATTAATTATATCAACAGCAATTAACAATGTTGCCCCTTATAAAGAAGTAATAAGTCATGGATTTACTGTAGATTCTCAAGGATACAAAATGTCTAAATCTCTTGGCAATGTTATTAAACCAAAAGATATTATAAATAATTTTGGAGCAGATATTTTGAGATTATGGGTAGCATCTTCTGAATATTCTACAGATATGACTATTTCAAACACTATTTTGAAACATACGACTGATATATATCGACGCATTCGTAATACTGCTCGATTTTGTTTAGCTAATCTTAGTGATTTTATTCCTGAACGGGACTGTATTAATGCAGAAGATATGGTTGAATTAGATTGTTGGGCTGTGGATTGTGCTTTATCTACACAATTATCCATAATTTCTGATTATAATAAGTATAATTTTCATAAAGTAATACGTCGGATAATGCATTTTTGTTCAGTAGAAATGGGAGCGTTTTATTTAGATGTAATTAAAGATAGACAATATACTATGAAAAAAAATTGTATAGCGCGAAGAAGTAGTCAAACTGCGTTGTATCATATTATAGAGTCTATGGTCAGATGGATAGCTCCAGTATTATCTTTTACTGCTGATGAAATTTGGCAATATATTCCTGGTAACAAATCAAAATATGTATTTACAGAAGAATGGTATAATGGTTTATTTAGTATAAATACAAAAAATATTATCAGTAAAAATCATTGGAACACATTTCTAAATATTAGAAATGAAGTTAATAAAGTTATTGAACAAGCACGTTTTGATGGTATTATAAAAAAATCTTTAGAAGCTAATATTATTTTATATGCTAAAGACAAACTGTCCAGTCAATTACGTATTTTAGAAAATGAATTGGCTTTTGGCTTTATAACATCTACCGCAGAAGTAATAGATTATTATAAGTTGGATGTTAATCAACATAAAAAAGAAAATATACCAGGATTACAAATAATATTAAAAAAAGCAACAGGTGAAAAGTGTTTACGTTGTTGGCATTATAAATCGGATGTTAATAACAATAAAAATTATTCGAATATTTGTGCACGTTGTATTGATAATGTATTTGGATTAGGTGAAAAACGTAGATTTTTTTAA
- the lspA gene encoding signal peptidase II, producing MYIQYNCKIFKWLCLSLILMFLDIYTKSFIRAHFFIGEIFPILPGVNLCCVLNSGIAFGLLSNIICVYQKIYIALIILVIIMVVFFLYGSNCFCKTYSFSYSMMIGGALGNLYDRILYGAVIDFIDIYVANWHWPAFNIADVTIFFGFFLLIKEHFFNFYNI from the coding sequence ATGTATATACAATATAATTGTAAAATTTTTAAGTGGTTATGTTTGTCATTAATATTAATGTTTTTAGATATATATACTAAATCATTTATAAGAGCGCATTTTTTTATTGGAGAGATTTTTCCAATATTACCTGGAGTTAATTTATGTTGTGTCCTTAATTCGGGAATAGCTTTTGGATTATTATCTAATATTATTTGTGTTTATCAAAAAATTTACATCGCACTAATAATATTAGTCATTATTATGGTTGTATTTTTTTTGTATGGTTCGAATTGTTTTTGTAAAACTTATAGTTTTTCATATTCGATGATGATCGGAGGTGCTTTAGGTAATTTATATGATAGAATATTATATGGAGCAGTTATTGATTTTATTGATATTTATGTTGCCAATTGGCATTGGCCAGCATTTAATATTGCAGATGTAACAATTTTTTTTGGTTTCTTTCTTTTAATAAAAGAACATTTTTTTAATTTTTATAATATTTAG
- the ispH gene encoding 4-hydroxy-3-methylbut-2-enyl diphosphate reductase: MIDKIILANPRGFCAGVNRAINIVEKVLHKYGKPIYVRHKLVHNDYVINDLSKRGVIFVEEIDAVPNKSVLIFSAHGVSKKVREQAKNKNLTIFDATCPLVSKVHMEVSRANKNYMEVILIGHFDHPEVEGTIGQYIINNHKKQIYLIESKSDAWLLEVNDPNNLSLATQTTLSIDSTKEICAILQHRFPKIVFPRKNDICYATFNRQNALKKLTLLVDIILVIGSKDSSNSMRLLELANNTGKLSYLIEHVNDIQKQWFFGIKNIGITAGASAPDILINQVIEKLSKFSTNDCVIEEMVAEKEDIFFNIPNNI; encoded by the coding sequence ATGATCGATAAAATTATATTGGCTAATCCAAGAGGATTTTGTGCTGGAGTAAATCGAGCAATTAACATTGTAGAAAAAGTGTTGCATAAATATGGCAAACCTATTTATGTACGTCATAAATTAGTACATAATGATTATGTGATAAATGATTTATCTAAAAGAGGTGTGATTTTTGTAGAAGAAATAGATGCAGTACCCAATAAATCAGTATTAATTTTTTCTGCTCATGGAGTTTCAAAAAAAGTTAGAGAACAAGCGAAAAATAAAAATTTAACAATATTTGATGCTACTTGTCCTTTAGTTAGTAAAGTACATATGGAGGTGTCTAGGGCTAATAAAAATTATATGGAAGTAATTTTAATAGGACATTTCGATCACCCAGAAGTAGAAGGTACAATAGGACAATACATCATTAATAATCATAAAAAACAAATATATCTTATTGAGTCTAAGTCGGATGCTTGGTTATTAGAAGTTAATGATCCGAATAATTTATCTCTAGCAACTCAAACAACATTGTCTATAGACAGCACTAAAGAAATCTGCGCTATTTTACAGCACAGATTTCCAAAAATTGTTTTTCCTAGAAAAAATGATATATGCTATGCAACATTTAATAGACAAAATGCTCTGAAAAAACTAACATTATTGGTTGATATAATACTTGTAATTGGATCAAAAGATTCTTCTAATTCTATGAGGTTATTAGAATTAGCAAATAATACTGGTAAACTTTCATATTTAATTGAGCATGTTAATGATATTCAAAAACAATGGTTTTTCGGTATAAAAAATATTGGCATTACTGCTGGAGCATCAGCGCCAGATATTTTAATAAATCAAGTGATTGAAAAATTAAGTAAATTTAGCACAAATGATTGTGTAATTGAAGAAATGGTTGCAGAAAAGGAAGATATATTTTTCAATATTCCTAATAATATCTAA
- the dapB gene encoding 4-hydroxy-tetrahydrodipicolinate reductase: MISINNSSPLLRIAVTGITGRMGKKIIEYFLIKKNKQLSKKIILGAAIVRKNSSICGIDIGTFNKINEFGVKITDNLELIKDDFDTLIDFTAPDISIQYLNFCVKNNKSIVIGTTGFKQQHKNIIRNASKTIGVMYSANFSIGIALILKILHKITKIIGNNADISIIETHHNKKRDIPSGTAIMMQDLIRDTLQSIQTNKSINYNLKKRMYPSKQKNIIYDIPIHSIRIGNVVGEHTVLFNILGERLEITHKADDRAIFAYGALCAAIWLGCNKKGLFEIHDIL; the protein is encoded by the coding sequence ATGATTTCTATAAATAATTCTAGTCCATTATTACGTATTGCTGTCACAGGAATAACAGGACGTATGGGTAAAAAAATAATAGAATATTTTTTAATAAAAAAAAATAAACAACTTAGTAAAAAAATTATATTAGGAGCTGCTATAGTACGTAAAAATTCTAGTATTTGTGGTATAGATATCGGTACTTTTAATAAAATTAATGAATTTGGAGTAAAAATTACTGACAATTTAGAATTAATCAAAGATGATTTTGATACTTTAATTGATTTTACTGCTCCAGATATATCAATACAATATTTAAATTTTTGTGTTAAAAATAATAAAAGTATAGTAATCGGTACTACTGGTTTCAAGCAACAACATAAAAATATTATACGTAATGCATCTAAGACTATAGGTGTTATGTATTCTGCTAATTTTAGTATAGGAATAGCATTAATTTTAAAAATTTTACATAAAATTACAAAAATTATTGGAAATAATGCAGATATTAGTATTATAGAAACTCATCATAATAAAAAACGTGATATACCATCTGGTACTGCTATAATGATGCAAGATCTCATTAGAGATACACTACAATCTATACAGACTAATAAATCTATAAATTACAATTTAAAAAAAAGAATGTATCCTTCTAAACAAAAAAATATAATTTATGATATACCAATTCATTCAATACGTATAGGCAACGTTGTTGGGGAACACACAGTGTTATTCAATATTTTAGGAGAACGCTTAGAAATTACACATAAAGCAGATGATCGTGCAATATTTGCTTATGGAGCTTTATGCGCTGCTATTTGGCTAGGATGTAATAAAAAAGGTTTATTTGAAATACATGATATATTATAA
- the carA gene encoding glutamine-hydrolyzing carbamoyl-phosphate synthase small subunit: protein MRPALLVLEDGTQFCGYSIGADGDTVGEIIFNTSMTGYQEIITDPSYALQIVVLTFPNIGNVGINEYDAESSSIQVKGLIIRNLTITVSNFRHQLTLSEYLIQHNIVGIAGIDTRALTRLIRKKGTQAGCIIARDVLDVKLTVLNKFHEFSNTQKQNFVNSTVSASKKYIWNQGIWNMNSGKFITPINLPYHVVVYDFGIKRNIMRMLVNYGCLLTVVPSNTTAYEIIDLKPDGIFLSNGPGNPNLYKYAINAIRLFLDTTNIPLFGICLGHQLLALANGAKVIKMKFGHHGSNHPVKELKTNKIIITAQNHNFVIDKNALPDTLQITHISLFDGTLQGMHHVNKPAFSFQGHPEASPGPHDAASSLFGHFIELIKNYRNQQ, encoded by the coding sequence ATGAGACCAGCATTATTAGTACTAGAAGATGGTACCCAGTTTTGTGGATATTCAATTGGTGCAGACGGAGATACAGTAGGAGAAATAATATTTAACACATCTATGACGGGTTATCAAGAAATTATTACCGATCCTTCATATGCTTTGCAAATAGTGGTATTGACATTTCCTAATATTGGAAATGTTGGGATTAATGAATATGATGCTGAATCTTCCTCTATTCAAGTAAAAGGCCTTATTATTCGTAATTTAACTATTACTGTTAGTAATTTTCGCCATCAGTTAACTCTTTCTGAGTATTTAATTCAACATAATATTGTTGGAATTGCTGGAATCGATACTCGCGCGTTAACTCGATTAATACGAAAAAAAGGTACTCAAGCTGGGTGTATTATTGCGCGTGATGTACTAGATGTTAAATTAACAGTATTAAATAAATTTCACGAATTTTCTAATACGCAGAAACAAAATTTTGTTAACTCAACAGTAAGTGCTTCCAAAAAATATATTTGGAATCAAGGTATTTGGAATATGAATTCAGGTAAATTTATTACCCCAATAAATTTACCGTATCATGTTGTAGTATATGATTTTGGTATTAAAAGAAATATTATGCGTATGTTAGTAAATTATGGTTGTTTATTAACTGTGGTACCTTCTAATACTACAGCATATGAAATAATTGATTTAAAACCTGATGGTATTTTTTTATCTAATGGACCCGGTAATCCAAATTTATATAAATATGCAATTAATGCTATTAGATTATTCTTAGATACAACTAATATCCCATTATTTGGAATTTGTTTAGGACATCAGTTATTAGCATTAGCTAATGGCGCAAAAGTAATAAAAATGAAATTTGGTCATCATGGTTCTAACCATCCAGTTAAGGAACTAAAAACTAATAAGATTATAATCACTGCTCAAAATCATAATTTTGTTATAGATAAAAATGCTCTACCCGATACATTACAAATAACACATATTTCATTATTTGACGGAACACTACAAGGTATGCATCATGTTAATAAACCCGCATTTAGTTTTCAAGGGCATCCAGAAGCTAGCCCAGGCCCGCATGATGCTGCATCATCATTATTTGGTCATTTTATTGAGTTAATTAAAAATTATCGTAATCAACAATAA